The Microbacterium natoriense genomic interval GCGGCGCGCGGGGTGACCTGGGCCGGGCGGAAGGCTCTGTCCGTGGGACGTCGCACGAACGTGGACTCGTCCTCCACCTCCCCGCAGGAATAGCGAGTTCCCCACAGAAGGCGTGACGGGCACTCGCTCTCGCCTTCTCCCGTCGGATGCCGCTCTTAACGTGGCGCCCATGTTGAGACCAGTCGATCCCTCAGACGTCCCGCCGCCCGTCGCCTACCGGGTGCCCTGGCACGTGTCGCGCGAAGACTCCGCGCATCCGGTCGTGATCAACCAGAGCTCCGAGGCCGCGGACTTCGTGCGCGTCTTCCGCGGCGATCGCGGCAGGAACGAGACGACCCAGCTATGGGGCCAGGTGCTGCCTGCGGAGCGCATGGAACTCTGCCTGTGCTCCGCCGACCTCGACGAGGTGGTCGTGACCCTCGCCTGGTTCCGGCAGAGCGACGGGCTGGAGTACGTGTGGCGATTCGTCGTGTGACCCGAATGGCTTCTCTTGACGCACGACCGGCGATGCGTGGCCGAGCGCCAAAGGATCACGGGTCGCGTTGTGGCGAGCATCCAACGGTCCGCGCGACCCCCGCGCTAGGGTGGAATCCGTGACGGAACAGCCCGAACTCTTGACCACCGCCGGCCGCATCGCAGATCTTCGTGCCCGCTACGACGAAGCCGTCGTCGACGCAGAGAAGATCGCGAAGGAGAAGCAGCACGCGAAGGGCAAGATGACTGCCCGCGAGCGCATCGAGCTCCTCGTCGACCCCGGGAGCTTCGTCGAGTTCGACGAGTACGTTCGTCACCGCACGACCGCGTTCGGAATGGACCGCAACCGTCCTTACGGCGACTCGGTGGTCACGGGCATCGGCACGATCCACGGCCGCACCGTCGCCGTCTACTCTCAGGACTTCACCACCTTCGGCGGCTCGCTCGGCGAGGTCTCCGGCGACAAGATCATCAAGATCATGGAGTTCGCGCTCACCAGCGGCGTGCCGATCATCGGCATCCTCGACTCGGGCGGCGCCCGGATCCAGGAGGGTGTCCTCGCGCTCAGCAAATACGGCGAGATCTTCCGCCTCAACACCCGCTCCTCGGGCGTCATCCCGCAGATCTCCATCATCATGGGCCCTGCGGCCGGCGGTGCGGTCTACGGACCCGCCCTGACCGACTTCGTGATCATGGTCGACAAGACCAGCCAGATGTTCGTGACCGGCCCGGACGTGATCAAGACCGTCACAGGCGAGGACGTGGGCATGGAGGAGCTGGGCGGTGCGCTCACGCACAACACCCGCTCCGGTGTCGCGCACTACCTCGCCGAAGACGAGGACGACGCGATCGACTACGCGCGCACGCTGCTCAGCTTCCTGCCCGACAACAACATGGCCGAGATCCCGAGCTACGAGAGCGGCTTCGAGTGGGAGACGACGGATGCCGATCGCACTCTGAACACGATCATCCCCGATTCCGCCAACCAGCCCTACGACATCCACACCGTCATCGAGCACGTCGTCGACGCCGGTGATTTCATCGAGGTGCAGCCGCTGTTCGCGCCGAACATCGTGATCGGCTTCGGTCGTGTCGAGGGCCGCTCTGTGGGAATCATCGCCAACCAGCCGTCGCAGATGGCGGGCACGCTGAACATCGAAGCCGGCGAGAAGGCGAGCCGTTTCGTGCGGTTCTGCGATGCGTTCTCCGTCCCGATCGTGACCCTGGTCGACGTGCCGGGATACCTTCCTGGCACCGATCAGGAGTGGACCGGCGTGATCCGCCGCGGCGCCAAGCTCATCTACGCGTACGCCGAGGCCACCGTGCCGCTGGTCACCGTGATCCTCCGGAAGGCTTACGGCGGCGCCTACATCGTGATGGGCTCGAAGCAGCTCGGTGCTGATGTGAACCTCGCGTGGCCGACGGCCGAGATCGCAGTCATGGGCGGCCAGGGCGCCGTGAACATCCTGTACCGCGGTGAGATCAAGAAGGCCGAAGAGGCGGGCGAAGACGTCGCCGCGGTGCGCACGCGACTTGCCAACGAGTACACCTACAGCGTCACTAGCCCGTTCCTCGCGGCCGAACGTGGCGAGATCGACGGCATCATCGAGCCTGCCAACACGCGGGTCTCGATCGCGAAGGCTCTGCGGGCACTGCGCGGAAAGCGGGCAGAGCTGCCCCCCAAGAAGCACGGGAACATTCCGCTGTGATC includes:
- a CDS encoding acyl-CoA carboxylase subunit beta yields the protein MTEQPELLTTAGRIADLRARYDEAVVDAEKIAKEKQHAKGKMTARERIELLVDPGSFVEFDEYVRHRTTAFGMDRNRPYGDSVVTGIGTIHGRTVAVYSQDFTTFGGSLGEVSGDKIIKIMEFALTSGVPIIGILDSGGARIQEGVLALSKYGEIFRLNTRSSGVIPQISIIMGPAAGGAVYGPALTDFVIMVDKTSQMFVTGPDVIKTVTGEDVGMEELGGALTHNTRSGVAHYLAEDEDDAIDYARTLLSFLPDNNMAEIPSYESGFEWETTDADRTLNTIIPDSANQPYDIHTVIEHVVDAGDFIEVQPLFAPNIVIGFGRVEGRSVGIIANQPSQMAGTLNIEAGEKASRFVRFCDAFSVPIVTLVDVPGYLPGTDQEWTGVIRRGAKLIYAYAEATVPLVTVILRKAYGGAYIVMGSKQLGADVNLAWPTAEIAVMGGQGAVNILYRGEIKKAEEAGEDVAAVRTRLANEYTYSVTSPFLAAERGEIDGIIEPANTRVSIAKALRALRGKRAELPPKKHGNIPL